Part of the Streptomyces antimycoticus genome, GCTGGTGCACCGGCGCCGCTGAGGCACGCCGGGGCCCCGGGCGGGGGCGCGGGGCGCGGGAGGTGAACAATGGGGGCGTGAGCCGAGCATCCCTGGACAAGCAGCCGCACGAAGTCGCCGCCATGTTCGACGGCGTGGCGGCCAAATACGACCTCACCAACGATGTGCTGTCGCTCGGGCAGGCCCGGCTGTGGCGCAAGGCGGTCGCCCGGGCCGTGAACGCGCGCGCCGGTGAGCGGGTGCTCGACCTCGCCGCCGGTACGGGGACGTCCTCGCTGCCCTTCCAGGCGGCGGGCGCGTACGTGGTGCCGTGCGACTTCTCGCTCGGGATGCTCCGGGAGGGCAAGAAGCGCCATCCGCGGCTGCCGCTGACGGCGGGCGACGCGACCCGGCTGCCCTTCGCGGACGGGGTCTTCGACGCCGTCACGATCTCCTTCGGGCTGCGCAACATCCAGGACACGCAGGGGGCGCTGCGCGAGATGCTGCGGGTGACCCGGCCCGGCGGACGGGTCGTCATCTGCGAGTTCAGCCACCCCACATGGGAGCCGTTCCGCACGGTCTACAGCGAGTATCTGATGCGCGCGCTGCCGCCGATCGCGACGTCGGTCAGCAGCAACCCGGACGCGTATGTCTACCTCGCCGAGTCCATCCGCGCCTGGCCCGACCAGCCCCGTCTCGCCGCCCGGCTGCGGTCGGCGGGCTGGGAGCGGCCGGCCTGGCGCAACCTCACCGGCGGCGTGGTGGCCCTCCACCGGGCGTACAAGCCGTAAGGCGGCTAGGCGGCCACGAACGCGGCAACGTGCCGTAAGGCGGCCGTACGTGCCGTAAGGCGGCCATGGGCGGTCCCCGGCCGGGCCGTGGGGGACGGCACCTTGCTGCCCTTCGCGCCCCTTCGCGAGTGCCGGAGTTTCGCCCCACATAGACTGCAGCTGTCCAGTGCCCGGCGTGACCGGCACGCCGTTACCGAGGCTTGGGGAGACCCCGCGTGAGCGAGACCGCACCCACCGAGAGCGCGTCCTTTGGGATCTCGGAGCGCAGCGCCGATGTGATCGTCGTCGGCGCCGGACCGGCCGGCTCCACCACCGCGTACCACCTCGCCAAGGCGGGGCTGGATGTGCTGCTGCTGGAGAAGACGGCCTTTCCGCGCGAGAAGGTGTGCGGTGACGGGCTGACCCCGCGCGCCACCAAGCAGCTCGTGGCCATGGGCATCGACATCTCCGAGGAGGCGGGCTGGCTGCGCAACCGGGGCCTGCGGATCATCGCGGGCGGGGTGCGGCTGCAGCTCGACTGGCCGGAGCTGGCCGCCTACCCCAACTACGGCCTGGTCCGTAAGCGCGACGACTTCGACGAGCAGCTGGCGCGGCAGGCGCAGAAGGCCGGGGCCCGGCTGTACGAGCGCTGCAATGTGGGCGCCCCGATCACCGACGACCGCACCGGCCGGATCACCGGGGTGCACGCGAAGCTGGGCGAGGAGAAGACGCCCGTCACCTTCCACGCGCCCCTGGTGGTCGCCGCCGACGGCAACTCCACCCGGCTCTCGCTCGCCATGGGGCTGCACCGGCGCGAGGACCGTCCGATGGGCGTGGCCGTGCGGACGTACTTCACCTCGCCCCGCCATGACGACGACTACCTGGAGTCCTGGCTGGAGTTGTGGGACCGGCGCGGTGCGCAGGACCGGCTGCTGCCCGGCTACGGCTGGATCTTCGGCATGGGCGACGGCACGAGCAATGTGGGCCTGGGCGTCCTCAACACCTCGTCCTCCTTCAAGGAGCTCGACTGGCGCGAGGTCCTCAAGGCGTGGTGCGCCTCGATGCCGGAGGACTGGGGCTACACCCCGGAGAACATGACCGGTCCGATCCGCGGCGCCGCGCTCCCAATGGCCTTCAACCGGCAGCCGCACTACACCCGCGGGCTGCTGCTCGTCGGTGACGCGGGCGGCATGGTCAACCCGTTCAACGGCGAGGGCATCGCCTATGCGATGGAATCCGGGCAGATCGCCGCGGACGTGATCGTGCAGGCCCATGCCCGCGCCACCGCCTCCCAGCGCGAACTGGCCCTCCAGCGCTACCCGAAGGTCCTCAAGGACACCTACGGCGGCTATTACACGCTGGGCCGGGCGTTCGTGAAGCTGATCGGCAATCCGAAGGTCATGAAGCTGGCGGCGCAGCGCGGGCTGACGCATCCGATGCTGATGCGGTTCACCCTGAAGCTGCTGGCGAATCTGACGGATCCGACGGGCGGCGACGCGATGGACCGCATCATCAACGGCCTCACCAAGGTGACTCCGCGAGCTTGACGGCCCGTCCGGACGCCGCCGCGTGCCCGTGTCCGGACGCCCCTGCCGCGTGTACGTCCGGCGGTCCGGCCGCTAGGCCCCCGGGCCGCCGCTCGCGATGACGCCGAACGGCGCCCGGACCACATCCGCCAGCCAGGCCATCCGGCCGATCCCCTCGGCCGACATGGCCGGCATCAGCACGGAACCGCCCAGGTCCTGCCCCTTGGCCACCACCGCGTCGCAGTCCGCCACCTCGAAGTACGGCAGCCACTGCGGCGGTGTCGAATGCCCCTCCTGGAGCTGGGCGACGCCGCCGAAGGAGCCCTCCCGGCCGGCGCCGGTGGTCATCAGCACCGTGTACGACCCGCCGGGGAAGGACATCTCCTCGGCGTCCCAGCCGAAGACCTTGCGGTAGAAGGCCAGGTCCTTGGGGGATCGGGGGAGTGGAGCTCGGTCCAGCACAGGGTGCCGGGGTCGTTGACCGCGTCCAGCCCCGCCGTCCTGCCGGGCTGCCAGATGGCGAAACGGGCCCCGCCGGGGTCGGTGAACTGGGCCATCCGCCCCTCCTCGAAGACGTCGAACGGAGCGAGCCGCACCGTGCCGCCCGACTGCTCGACGGTCCGCGCGGTCGCCTCGGCGTCACGGGTGTGGAAATACGGCGTCCAGGCGGACCGTGCGCCCTCCTCGGTGAGCGGACCGACGGCGGCGACGGTCTCGCGGCCCAGGGTGAAGAAGCCGTACCCGCCCGCTTCGGGGCCGGCCGACTCGAAGCGCCAGCCCATCAGGGAGCCGTAGAAGGCCACGGCCGCTTCGGTGTCGGCGGCGCCCAGATCGAGCCAGTTGGGGGCGCCGGGGACGTAATCGGTGGTGAGCATGGGCGCTCCTTCGACGGTCGAGCGCGAAGACGCGGGAAGTTCTGCCGGCGGTTGCCTCGTTCTGTCCGGGATTGCCTCGTTACTCAGTCTGGCACCGGGCACCGACGGCCGCCGCCGGGCTCGACATGACGTCGTCGTGGGGCGTGGTGACAATGAAGGCAGGGGGCGCCGTGCGCGCGAGCCGCGGTGACGCCGGATCGATGGGGCTCACAGGGCCGGATCCACCGCCGGTGGGCCTGGCAGGAGGTACACCATGACGAAGGCAGCGGACATCATGCACCCGGGCGCGCAGTGGCTTCCGGAGAACGAGACGGTGCTGCGCGCCGCCCAGCTCATGCGGGACCTCGGCGTAGGGGCCCTGCCGGTCAGCGACAGCAATGAGCGGCTGTGCGGCATCGTGACCGACCGCGACATCGTCGTCGACTGCGTCGCGCAGGGCGCCGACCCGTCCGGGACGCCCGTCGGGGCGCTCACCAAGGGCACTCCGCGCTGGATTTCCGCGGACGCCGATGTCACCGATGTCCTGCGGGAGATGGAGGAGCACAAGATCCGCAGGCTGCCGGTGATCGACCAGAACAAGCGGCTGGTCGGAATGATCTCCGAGGCGGATCTGGCGCACCACCTCAGTGACGACCTCCTCGGCGAGTTCCTGGAGAAGGTCTACGCGCAGTAGGCGCGCGATGGGGGCGTGAGGCCGCCGTCCGAGGTCGGAACGGCGGCCCCAGGCCCCTGGGTCGGGAGGTGCGCCTTACAGGACGCGCACGGCCCCGGTGGGCATGTCGTAGTCCAGCGGGCGCTCGACGATCCCGGTGCTCGAGTTCTGGGCGCCGATGAAGTTGCCGTCGCCGACGTAGACGCCGACGTGGTACGCGCTGCCGGCGCTGCCCCAGTAGAGCAGGTCGCCCGGCTGCAGGGAGTCCAGCGAGACCGGGGTGCCGGTGGTGGACTGGTCCTGGGAGACGCGCGGCAGGCTCACGCCGACCTGCTTGAAGGCGGCCTGGGTCAGCCCGGAGCAGTCGTAGGAGGACGGACCGCTGGAGCCGAGCACATACGCCTTGCCCAGCTGCGCCTTCAGGAAGCTGATCAGCGTGGCGGCGTTGCCGGTGGCGTTGCTGACGCTGGTGGTGGACAGCGTGGTGCGCTCGGCGGAGCGCGACGCCTTCGCCGCCTGGGCCTTGGCCTCGGCCGCACGCTTGGCGGCCGCCTTACGGGCCGCCTCCCGGGCTTCCTTCGCCTTACGGTCGGCCTCAGCCTTGGCCTTCTTGGCGGCGATCTTCGCGTGGGCGGCCGCCTGCTCCTGCTGTGCCTGGAGTTCGTAGTCGGACGCGGCCTGCTGCGTGGCGTCCGCGGTCTGGGCGGCCGTGCTCGCCAGCGTGGCGCTGACGGTCGGCATTTCCAGGGTGGACTCGGCCGGGGCGGCGTTGGACTCCGCGGCGGAGGCGGGCACGGCGGCACCGGCCACCGCGAGGGTGAGGAAGCCACCGGTCATCCCTGCGCGGAGTGCACGCGTGGACGCGGCACGGCGGGGCTTCCGGTGGCTGGGTATGTGTGCGACTGGGGACATAGGTCCTTGGCTACCAGGGCCCTAAGGCCCAGATCAACAAAAGTGGGGTGCGCCACATTTGACGTGCGCACGCCTAGAAATCGGACCAAATGATCTTCGTGGGCCCGTCGGCGGCCATGCCCGAATTTCTCGATCATGTCTCTACGCACGGCATTTGGCGGCCATGCGGTGTCTGCGGGCGATCTACCACTGATGGGGCCCGCATACAAAGGGTTCCCGGGAAATCTAGATCCACAACCGGTCCGGGCGTGGGATACCTCACTCGCTCCGAGCCGCTCGTGAACGCGTGCGCGAACCGGTGATCAATCGGTGATCGACCCATGATCGATCGACGCCCGGGACGAGGGTCACCCATGAGAATGGTGGACGCATATCAGCTGACAAAGCCCACTGCAAATTTGCATGTATGTACCATGTCTTGGTAGGGGCGCAACGCGCTCACCTGTGATGACGTCTCCGTATGTCACTTCTCGTGGTCGTTCGGATGCTTCACGTACAAGATCACCGCTCATCCGACTTCATGATCCTTCGTCAGGTGGTGGAGATCACAAAGACGTTGTCGTACCCCGTGTCGCAGATCACAGACCGACGGGCATAGGATGCAGGCGAAACGGGCTTGTGAACTGCCTCACATGTGCGCGATCTTCGTGGGGTGACCGGCATGTCCGTGCGGTCCGCCAAGCAGTCATCGTCGACTGAAGGGAGCGAGGACGGTGAACGCATACGCGCCCATCCTCGTACTGGGAGCCCTCGGGGCAGGTTTTGCGATCTTCTCGGTGCTCATGGCCGCGATCATCGGCCCCAAGCGCTACAACCGGGCCAAGCTCGAGGCCTATGAGTGCGGCATCGAGCCGACTCCGCATCCGTCCGGCGGTGGGCGCTTCCCCATCAAGTACTACCTGACGGCGATGCTTTTCATCGTCTTCGACATCGAGATCGTCTTCCTCTACCCCTGGGCCGTCACCTTCGACGCCCTCGGCCTGTTCGGGCTCGTGGAGATGCTCCTCTTCGTGCTCACCGTCTTCGTGGCCTACGCCTACGTATGGCGGCGCGGCGGCCTGGAGTGGGACTAAAGGGGCTCTAGAGGAGATAGGGGAAACATCGCATGGGTATCGAAGAGAAGCTCCCGAGTGGGTTCCTGCTCACCACCGTGGAACAGGCCGCCGGGCTGGCCCGTAAGTCCTCCGTCTTCCCGGCCACCTTCGGGCTGGCCTGTTGTGCCATCGAAATGATGACCACGGGTGCCGGGCGCTACGACCTCGCGCGCTTCGGCATGGAGGTCTTCCGCGGCTCGCCCCGCCAAGCCGACCTGATGATCGTCGCCGGGCGGGTCAGCCAGAAGATGGCCCCGGTATTGCGCCAGGTTTACGACCAGATGCCGAACCCGAAGTGGGTCATCTCCATGGGCGTCTGCGCCTCCTCCGGAGGGATGTTCAACAACTACGCGATCGTGCAGGGCGTCGATCACATCGTTCCGGTCGACATCTATCTGCCCGGCTGTCCGCCGCGCCCCGAGATGCTCATGGACTCGATCCTCAAGCTGCACCAGAAGATCCGCGAGGAGAAGCTCGGCGTCAATCGCGAGCGTGCGGCCCGTGAGGCGGAGGAGGCGGCGCTCAAGGCGTTGCCGATGATCGAGATGAAGGGGCTTCTTCGGTGAGGCACGCACACGAGGCCACCGGGCCGCAGACGGCGACGAAGGCCGCACCTCTGCGCCTCGTGGGCGGAGAAGCGAACGGAGGGGAAGGGCGTTGACCGAGGCCAATGGGTCCAACGGGGTCAACCCGGACAAGGACCTCAACGCTGAGAACCTCCCCGGCCGCCGCGGCGACCAGGGCGAGCCCATCCGCGTCCAGCGCGGGATGTTCGGCGCCAACAACGGCGGCGACACCACCGGCTACGGCGGGCTGGTGCGCCCCGTACGGCTGCCCGGCCAGGCCACCCGGCCGTACGGGGGCTGGTTCGACGAGGTCGCCGACGAACTCGAGGGCGCGCTCGAGGAGCAGTCGCTGCTCCCGGAGAACGCGATCGAGAAGACCGTCGTGGACCGCGATGAGCTGACCTTCCACATCGCCCGCGAGCACCTGCCGCGGGTCGCCCGGACCCTGCGCGACGACCCGGCACTCCGCTTCGAGCTGTGCACCGGCGTCAGCGGGGTGCACTTCCCCGGCGACAAGGGCCGTGAGCTGCACGCCGTCTACCACCTGCGGTCGCTCACCCATGGCCGGGTGATCCGGCTGGAGGTGAGCGCCCCCGACAGCGATCCGCACATCCCGTCGATCGTCGATGTCTATCCGACCAACGACTGGCACGAGCGCGAGACCTACGACTTCTTCGGCCTGATCTTCGACGGTCATCCCGCGCTGACGCGGATCATGATGCCCGACGACTGGCAGGGCTTCCCGCAACGCAAGGACTACCCGCTCGGCGGCATCCCCGTCGAGTACAAGGGCGCCCAGATCCCTGCTCCGGACCAGCGGAGGTCGTACAGCTGATGACTGCCCCCCACGCAACGCCTTCTGCCTCCGCGCGCGAGACCACCGAAGGCACCGTCTACACCGTCACCGGCGGCGACTGGGACGAGGTCGTGGCCGCCGCGGCGAAGGCCGACGACGAGCGGATCATCGTCAACATGGGTCCGCAGCACCCCTCCACCCATGGGGTGCTCCGGCTGATCCTGGAGATCGACGGCGAGACGGTCACCGAGGCCCGCTGCGGAATCGGTTATCTGCACACCGGAATCGAGAAGAACCTCGAATTCCGGAACTGGACGCAGGGCACCACCTTCGTGACGCGCATGGACTATCTGACGCCCTTCTACAACGAGGCGGCGTACTGCCTGGGCGTCGAGAAGCTGCTCGGCATCGAGGACCAGATCCCGGACCGGGCCTCGGTGATCCGGGTGCTGCTGATGGAGCTCAACCGGCTCTCCTCGCATCTGGTGGCCATCGCCACCGGCGGTATGGAGCTCGGCGCGACCACCATCATGATCTACGGCTTCCGCGACCGAGAGCTGATCCTGGACATCTTCGAGCTGGTCACCGGCCTGCGGATGAACCACGCGTACATCCGGCCCGGCGGGCTCGCCCAGGACCTGCCGCCGGGTGCGGTCGACCAGATCCGGGCCCTGCTGAAGACGATGCGCAAGAACCTGCCCGAGTACGACAAGCTCGCCACCGGGAACCCGATCTTCAAGGCCCGGCTGCAGGACGTGGGCTACCTCGACCTCGCCGGCTGCATGGCGCTCGGCGTGACCGGCCCGATACTGCGGGCCACCGGGCTGCCGCACGATCTGCGCAAGTCCGATCCGTACTGCGGCTATGAGACGTACGACTTCGAGGTGCCGACCGCCGACACCTGCGATGCCTACGGCCGCTTCCTGGTCCGGCTGGAGGAGATGCGCCAGTCGCTGCGGATCGTCGAGCAGTGCCTGGAGCGGCTGGAGCCGGGTCCGGTGATGGTCGAGGACAAGAAGATCGCCTGGCCCGCGCAGCTCGCGCTCGGCCCGGACGGCCTCGGCAACTCCCTGGACCACATCAAGAACATCATGGGCACCTCGATGGAGGCCCTGATCCACCACTTCAAGCTGGTGACCGAGGGATTCCGGGTGCCGCCCGGACAGACGTACGCGGCGATCGAGTCGCCCAAGGGGGAACTGGGCGCCCATATGGTCAGCGACGGCGGCACCCGCCCGTTCCGCGTCCACTTCCGCGACCCGTCCTTCACCAATCTGCAGGCCGTGGCGGCGATGTGCGAGGGCGGCCAGGTCGCCGATGTGATCGTGGCCGTCGCGTCCATCGACCCCGTGATGGGAGGAGTGGACCGGTGACCGACGCACGCGTGAATGGTGCCTGCGCGCAGCGCAGCCGCTTGAGGGCGGTGGCGGGAGACGGGCGGGTCGCCGGGCCGCAGATGACGACGATGGCCGCACCTCTGCGCCGCGCGGGCGGAGAAGGGAACGATGAGGCACAGTGAGTGATGTTCAGCTGGGGATGCCGGAACTGCCGGCCCCCGACTACCCCGCCGAGGTACGTGCCCGGCTCGAGGCGGACGCCCGGGAGGTGATCGCCCGCTACCCGGACAGCCGCAGCGCGCTGCTGCCGCTGCTGCATCTGGTGCAGTCCGAGGAGGGCCATGTCACCCGCACCGGCATGCGGTTCTGCGCCGAGGTGCTGGGGCTGACCACCGCGGAGGTCACCGCCGTCGCCACCTTCTACACGATGTACCGGCGCAAGCCCTCCGGCGACTACCAGGTGGGGGTGTGCACCAACACCCTGTGCGCGGTCATGGGCGGCGACGCGATCTTCGAGGAGCTGCAGAGCCACCTTGGCGTGGGCAACGGGGAGACCACCGAGGACGGCAAGGTCACCCTGGAGCACATCGAGTGCAACGCGGCCTGCGACTACGCCCCCGTGGTGATGGTCAACTGGGAGTTCTTCGACAACCAGACCGTCGAGTCGGCCAAGGGGCTGGTCGACGATCTGCGGGCGGGCCGGACCGTCGAGCCGACCCGGGGCGCGCCGCTGTGCACCTACAAGGAGACCGCCCGCATCCTGGCCGGCTTCCCCGACGTCCGTCCGGGTGCCGTCGAGGCCGGCGGCTCCGCGGGGCCCGCCTCGCTGGTCGGGCTGCGGTTGGCCAAGGGGGAGGCCGCGCCCGGCCGGGTCGTCTCGCCGAGGTCCGCGGACGCCCCGCAGGACGAGGCGCCGCCGACGCATCCCAGCTCGCATGACGCGCCGCAGCGGACCTCCGCCTCCGATCCGCACCACCCCGCAGGTCCGGTCGCCGAGGAGGGGGAGTGATGACCGTGACAACCGAGATCAATGGGCACAGCCCCGAGAAGCTGCTGGCACCCGTGCTCTCCGCCTTCTGGGACCAGCCGAACTCCTGGGCCCTGCGCACCTATCTGCGGCACGAGGGTTATGAGGGCATGCGCAAAGCCCTCGCCATGGACCCCGACGCGGTGATCGCGCTGGTGAAGGACGCGGGTCTGCGCGGACGCGGCGGCGCCGGCTTCCCCACCGGAATGAAGTGGCAGTTCATTCCGCAGGGCGACGGCAAGCCGCACTATCTCGTCGTCAACGCCGATGAGTCGGAACCGGGCACCTGCAAGGACATCCCCCTTCTCTACGCCAATCCGCACTCGCTCATCGAGGGCATGGTCATCGCCTGTCATGCCATCCGCTCCGAGCACGCCTTCATCTATCTGCGCGGCGAGACCGTCCCCGTGCTGCGGCGGCTGCACGAGGCCGTCCGCGAGGCGTACGAGGCGGGCTACCTCGGCACGGCGGAACGGCGGCGGGACAAGCTCGGGGTGGACGGACTTCCCGGTCTCGACATCACCGTGCACGCGGGCGCCGGCGCGTACATCTGTGGTGAGGAGACCGCGCTGCTGGACTCGTTGGAGGGACGCCGCGGCCAGCCCCGGCTGCGGCCCCCTTCCCCGCGGTCGCCGGTCTGTACGCGTGCCCCACTGTGGTGAACAACGTCGAATCCATCGCCTCTGTTCCCGCGATCCTCAACAAGGGCAAGGAATGGTTCCGTTCGATGGGCAGCGAGAAGTCCCCGGGCTTCACGCTCTACTCGCTGTCCGGCCATGTGGCCAACCCCGGACAGTTCGAGGGCCCGCTCGGGATCACCCTGCGCCAGCTGCTCGACATGAGCGGCGGGATGCGCCCCGGCCACCGGCTGAAGTTCTGGACCCCGGGCGGCTCGTCCACCCCGCTGCTCACCGAGGAGCACCTGGACGTCCCGCTGGACTACGAGGGCGTGGGCGCGGCCGGGTCGATGCTGGGCACCAAGGCGCTCCAGTGCTTCGACGAGACCACCTGCGTGGTGCGGGCCGTGACCCGCTGGACCGAGTTCTACGCACATGAGTCCTGCGGCAAGTGCACACCCTGCCGCGAGGGCACGTACTGGCTGGTGCAGCTGTTGCGCGACCTGGAGGCCGGCAAGGGGCGGATGGACGACCTCGACAAGCTGGCCGACATCGCCGACAACATCAACGGCAAGTCCTTCTGCGCCCTCGGCGACGGTGCGGCCAGCCCCATCTTCTCCTCGCTGAAGTACTTCCGCGAGGAGTACGAGCAGCACATCACCGGCGGGGGCTGTCCGTTCGACCCGGCCAAGTCGACCGTCTGGGCCGACGAGCCGCGCTCCACTCACCTGGGGGTGAACGCATGACCGTGACCACCAACGCACCCTCGTCGGGCGGGGAGGCGGCGGTGCCGCGAGAGGATCTGGTCTCCGTCACCATCGACGGGATCGAGATCTCCGTTCCCAAGGGGACGCTGGTCATCCGGGCCGCCGAACTGCTCGGCATCGAGATCCCGCGGTTCTGCGACCATCCGCTCCTCGATCCGGCCGGCGCCTGCCGCCAGTGCATCGTCGAGGTGGAGGGCCAGCGCAAGCCGATGGCCTCCTGCACCATCACCTGCACCGACGGGATGGTCGTCAAGACGCAGCTCACCTCGCCGGTGGCCGAGAAGGCACAGCGCGGGGTGATGGAGCTGCTGCTGATCAACCACCCGCTGGACTGCCCGGTCTGCGACAAGGGCGGTGAATGCCCGCTGCAGAACCAGGCGATGAGCGCCGGACAGGCCGACAGCCGTTTCGAGGGCCAGAAGCGCACCTTCGCCAAGCCGGTCCCGATCTCGGCCCAGGTGCTGCTGGACCGCGAGCGCTGTGTGCTGTGCGCGCGCTGCACCCGCTTCTCCAACCAGGTCGCGGGCGACCCGATGATCGAGCTGCTGGAGCGGGGCGCGCTGCAGCAGGTGGGCACCGGCGAGGGCGACCCGTTCGAGTCGTACTTCTCCGGCAACACCATCCAGATCTGCCCGGTGGGCGCCCTGACCTCGGCGGCGTACCGCTTCCGCTCCCGCCCCTTCGACCTGGTCTCCTCGCCCAGCGTGTGCGAGCACTGCGCGGGCGGCTGCGCGACCCGCACCGACCACCGGCGCGGCAAGGTCATGCGGCGGCTGGCGGCGGACGACCCCGAGGTCAACGAGGAGTGGATCTGCGACAAGGGCCGCTTCGGCTTCCGCTACGCGCAGCTGCCCGAGCGGCTCACCACCCCGCTGGTGCGCGACCGCGAGACGGGGAAGCTGGAGCCGGCGAGCTGGCCCGAGGCGCTGGACGCGGCGGCCGAGGGGCTGGGGATGGCGCGCGGCCGCACCGGCGTGCTCACCGGCGGCCGGCTGACCGTCGAGGACGCGTACGCCTACGCGAAGTTCGCGCGGCTCGCCCTGGACACCAACGACATCGACTTCCGGGCCCGTACGCACAGCGATGAGGAGGCCGACTTCCTGGCCACCCATATCGCGGGCCGGGGCCGTGACCTGGACGGCGGCGGGCTCACCTACACCACGCTGGAGAAGGCCCCGGCCGTGCTGCTGGTGGGCTTCGAGTCCGAGGAGGAGTCGCCCGGCGTCTTCCTGCGGCTGCGCAAGGCGCACCGCAAGCACGGACAGCGCACCTTCTCGCTGGCCACCCACGCGACCCGGGGCCTGGAGAAGGCGGGCGGCATGCTGCTGCCGGCCGCCCCCGGCACCGAGCCGGAGTGGCTGGACGCCATCGCGGGCCGCACCGGTCTGGACGAGAGCGGGGAGCGGGCCGCCGAGGCGCTGCGCGAAGAGGGCGCGGTGATCATCGTGGGCGAGCGGCTGGCGTCCGTGGCCGGCGGGCTGACCGCCGCCGTACGGGCCGCCGCCGCCACCGGGGCCACACTCGCCTGGATTCCGCGGCGCGCGGGGGAGCGGGGCGCGATCGAGGCGGGCGCCCTTCCCGGGCTGCTGCCGGGCGGCCGCCCGGCCCACGACCCGCGGGCCCGTGAGGAGGTCTCCGCCGTCTGGGGCACCAATGACCTTCCGCACCAGGTGGGCCGGGACACCGGCCAGATCATCGAGGCCGCGGCGGTCGGCGGGCTCGGCGCGCTGCTGGTCGCGGGCGTCGAGGTCGCCGATCTGCCCGATCCGGCGCGGGCGCTGGAGGCCCTGGACGCGGTGGACTTCGTGGTCAGCCTGGAGCAGCGGCCCTCGGAGGTCACCGAGCTGGCCGATGTGGTGCTGCCGGTCGCGGCGGTCGTCGAGAAGTCCGGCACCTTCCTCAACTGGGAGGGGCGGGCCCGGCCGTTCGAGGCGGCGCTCAAGCCCGACCAGATGAC contains:
- a CDS encoding NADH-quinone oxidoreductase subunit G; this translates as MTVTTNAPSSGGEAAVPREDLVSVTIDGIEISVPKGTLVIRAAELLGIEIPRFCDHPLLDPAGACRQCIVEVEGQRKPMASCTITCTDGMVVKTQLTSPVAEKAQRGVMELLLINHPLDCPVCDKGGECPLQNQAMSAGQADSRFEGQKRTFAKPVPISAQVLLDRERCVLCARCTRFSNQVAGDPMIELLERGALQQVGTGEGDPFESYFSGNTIQICPVGALTSAAYRFRSRPFDLVSSPSVCEHCAGGCATRTDHRRGKVMRRLAADDPEVNEEWICDKGRFGFRYAQLPERLTTPLVRDRETGKLEPASWPEALDAAAEGLGMARGRTGVLTGGRLTVEDAYAYAKFARLALDTNDIDFRARTHSDEEADFLATHIAGRGRDLDGGGLTYTTLEKAPAVLLVGFESEEESPGVFLRLRKAHRKHGQRTFSLATHATRGLEKAGGMLLPAAPGTEPEWLDAIAGRTGLDESGERAAEALREEGAVIIVGERLASVAGGLTAAVRAAAATGATLAWIPRRAGERGAIEAGALPGLLPGGRPAHDPRAREEVSAVWGTNDLPHQVGRDTGQIIEAAAVGGLGALLVAGVEVADLPDPARALEALDAVDFVVSLEQRPSEVTELADVVLPVAAVVEKSGTFLNWEGRARPFEAALKPDQMTRRHTLPDARVLHMLADALDAPLGLPDVEAVRTEMTRLGTWQGPRATASLETGGPLPRPAEGEAVLAGHRLLLDQGRLQEGDPALAGTRHAAVARLSAATAGEAGVEDGQILRVSGPAGSVQLPLSITPMPDRVVWLPLASVGGGVHRDLGARPGDVVTITAPATEVTQ